The Arachis hypogaea cultivar Tifrunner chromosome 14, arahy.Tifrunner.gnm2.J5K5, whole genome shotgun sequence genome has a segment encoding these proteins:
- the LOC140178649 gene encoding uncharacterized protein has product MKYEARTAIKLQYLADFVAEYTESPGILTTWSVYVDGSSNKAGSGTGVILESEQGTRIELSLRFEFLASNNQAKYEVLLVGLMLAKEVGAERLIVFNDSQVITSQINGTYQAKDPNMKNYLDEAKNNYNSSRKKRSDT; this is encoded by the coding sequence AtgaaatatgaagctcggacagcaatCAAGTTACAATACCTCGCTGACTTCGTAGCTGAATACACTGAAAGTCCGGGAATCCTAACAACTTGGAGCGTATACGTAGATGGATCATCTAATAAAGCCGGCAGTGGAACAGGTGTTATCCTGGAAAGTGAGCAAGGAACTCGGATAGAACTCTCGCTAAGGTTCGAGTTTCTTGCTTCTAATAACCAAGCAAAATATGAAGTCTTGCTTGTTGGCTTGATGTTGGCTAAAGAAGTGGGGGCAGAAAGGTTGATAGTGTTTAATGACTCTCAAGTGATAACTTCACAAATTAATGGCACttatcaagccaaagatcccaacaTGAAGAATTACCTAGACGAAGCCAAGAACAACTATAACAGTTCTCGAAAAAAGAGATCTGACACATAA
- the LOC112740484 gene encoding protein TIC 62, chloroplastic-like isoform X2: MGEEKPFDFLRTLFDCRCHRGHCCFTDLRSNRGDYIKEGQVIGYLDQFGTSLPVKPHKFHCIRAQASGSTKIEGIPEKTDSNDDNLVFVAGATGRVGSRTVRELIKHGFKVRARVRSVEKAGPLFKC; the protein is encoded by the exons ATGGGAGAGGAGAAGCCATTTGATTTCTTACGCACTTTATTTG actGCAGGTGCCATAGGGGGCATTGCTGCTTCACTGATTTGCGTTCCAACAGAG GTGATTACATCAAAGAAGGCCAAGTAATAGGGTATCTGGATCAATTTGGTACTTCACTTCCTGTTAAG CCTCACAAGTTCCACTGCATTAGAGCTCAAGCTTCAG GTTCAACAAAAATTGAGGGGATTCCTGAGAAAACAGATTCCAATGATGATAACTTAGTATTTGTTGCTGGTGCTACTGGTAGAGTTGGTTCAAGAACTGTTAG AGAGCTTATAAAACATGGATTTAAAGTAAGAGCTAGAGTGAGGAGTGTTGAGAAAGCTGGTCCACTATTCAAG TGTTGA
- the LOC112740484 gene encoding protein TIC 62, chloroplastic-like isoform X3: MGEEKPFDFLRTLFDCRCHRGHCCFTDLRSNRGDYIKEGQVIGYLDQFGTSLPVKPHKFHCIRAQASGSTKIEGIPEKTDSNDDNLVFVAGATGRVGSRTVRELIKHGFKVRARVRSVEKAGPLFKI, translated from the exons ATGGGAGAGGAGAAGCCATTTGATTTCTTACGCACTTTATTTG actGCAGGTGCCATAGGGGGCATTGCTGCTTCACTGATTTGCGTTCCAACAGAG GTGATTACATCAAAGAAGGCCAAGTAATAGGGTATCTGGATCAATTTGGTACTTCACTTCCTGTTAAG CCTCACAAGTTCCACTGCATTAGAGCTCAAGCTTCAG GTTCAACAAAAATTGAGGGGATTCCTGAGAAAACAGATTCCAATGATGATAACTTAGTATTTGTTGCTGGTGCTACTGGTAGAGTTGGTTCAAGAACTGTTAG AGAGCTTATAAAACATGGATTTAAAGTAAGAGCTAGAGTGAGGAGTGTTGAGAAAGCTGGTCCACTATTCAAG ATATAG
- the LOC112740484 gene encoding protein TIC 62, chloroplastic-like isoform X1, with translation MGEEKPFDFLRTLFDCRCHRGHCCFTDLRSNRGDYIKEGQVIGYLDQFGTSLPVKPHKFHCIRAQASGSTKIEGIPEKTDSNDDNLVFVAGATGRVGSRTVRELIKHGFKVRARVRSVEKAGPLFKVQVLSYEQDLVSISA, from the exons ATGGGAGAGGAGAAGCCATTTGATTTCTTACGCACTTTATTTG actGCAGGTGCCATAGGGGGCATTGCTGCTTCACTGATTTGCGTTCCAACAGAG GTGATTACATCAAAGAAGGCCAAGTAATAGGGTATCTGGATCAATTTGGTACTTCACTTCCTGTTAAG CCTCACAAGTTCCACTGCATTAGAGCTCAAGCTTCAG GTTCAACAAAAATTGAGGGGATTCCTGAGAAAACAGATTCCAATGATGATAACTTAGTATTTGTTGCTGGTGCTACTGGTAGAGTTGGTTCAAGAACTGTTAG AGAGCTTATAAAACATGGATTTAAAGTAAGAGCTAGAGTGAGGAGTGTTGAGAAAGCTGGTCCACTATTCAAGGTACAGGTTCTATCTTATGAACAAGATTTGGTATCCATTAGTGCTTGA